From the Lepidochelys kempii isolate rLepKem1 chromosome 2, rLepKem1.hap2, whole genome shotgun sequence genome, one window contains:
- the ID4 gene encoding DNA-binding protein inhibitor ID-4 produces MKAVSPIRHPSRKAQAGCCGGAGGGGGGGGGGGGGQLALRCLAEHGCKGAPSGEEPASLCLQCDMNDCYSRLRKLVPTIPPNKRVSKVEILQHVIDYILDLQLALETHPALLRQQQQQPPPLHPGSCPAATPRTPLTALNTDPAGAVNKQGDSILCR; encoded by the exons ATGAAAGCGGTCAGCCCCATCCGCCACCCCAGCAGGAAGGCACAGGCGGGCTGCTGCGGCGGCGctgggggaggcggcggcggcggaggaGGCGGCGGAGGCGGGCAGTTGGCTCTGCGCTGCCTGGCCGAACACGGCTGCAAGGGGGCCCCGTCGGGCGAGGAGCCGGCGTCGCTGTGCCTGCAGTGCGATATGAATGACTGTTACAGCCGGCTCCGGAAGCTAGTGCCCACCATCCCGCCCAATAAGCGGGTCAGCAAAGTGGAGATCCTGCAGCATGTCATCGACTACATCCTCGacctgcagctggctctggagACGCACCCGGCTCTGCTcaggcagcagcaacagcagccacCCCCGCTGCACCCAGGGAGCTGTCCCGCAGCCACCCCCCGGACCCCGCTTACAGCCCTCAACACCGACCCG GCTGGCGCTGTTAACAAGCAGGGGGACAGTATTCTGTGCCGCTGA